The following are encoded in a window of Microcaecilia unicolor chromosome 14, aMicUni1.1, whole genome shotgun sequence genomic DNA:
- the RBP5 gene encoding retinol-binding protein 5, translating into MPVELNGLYDFISHENLDAYLKALDINVALRKIICLLKPQREFIQDGNHMIIKTVSTFKNYTMDFQLGVEFEEDLEAIDGHKCQTTVTWEGDVLVCVQKGEIRNRGWKHWLEGDLLYMELTAEDVVSRQIYRKVK; encoded by the exons ATGCCTGTGGAGTTGAATGGGTTATACGACTTCATTTCCCATGAGAACCTTGATGCCTACCTTAAAGCACTGG ATATTAATGTAGCCCTGCGAAAGATCATCTGTCTCCTGAAGCCCCAGAGAGAATTTATCCAGGATGGGAACCACATGATCATCAAAACTGTCTCAACTTTCAAGAACTACACTATGGATTTCCAACTAGGCGTTGAGTTTGAGGAGGACCTGGAAGCAATAGATGGGCATAAGTGTCAG ACTACTGTCACCTGGGAAGGGGATGTGCTGGTGTGTGTGCAGAAAGGTGAGATAAGGAACAGAGGCTGGAAACATTGGCTGGAGGGAGACCTGCTGTACATG GAATTGACAGCGGAGGATGTGGTGAGCAGACAAATTTATCGAAAGGTGAAGTGA